In one Corallococcus sp. EGB genomic region, the following are encoded:
- a CDS encoding DUF2383 domain-containing protein, whose translation MANTDIETLNSFLRGELSAVETYRQASKHLKSDIARTEVDACLHDHEARVEALKERIQKLGGSPAEGSGVWGTFAKIVQGGADLLGEKAAIDALEQGEDHGLADYNRDVAKLHGEARSFARQQLLPAQKQTHDRLSRLKHNPNLH comes from the coding sequence ATGGCCAACACCGACATCGAGACGCTGAACTCCTTCCTGCGCGGTGAGCTGTCCGCCGTGGAGACCTACCGGCAGGCGAGCAAACACCTGAAGAGCGACATCGCCCGTACGGAGGTGGATGCCTGCCTCCATGACCATGAGGCCCGCGTCGAGGCGCTCAAGGAGCGCATCCAGAAGCTGGGCGGCAGTCCGGCGGAGGGCTCCGGTGTCTGGGGGACCTTCGCGAAGATCGTCCAGGGCGGGGCCGACCTGCTGGGAGAGAAGGCCGCCATCGACGCGCTGGAGCAGGGCGAGGACCATGGCCTGGCGGACTACAACCGCGACGTGGCCAAGCTCCACGGCGAGGCCCGCAGCTTCGCGCGTCAGCAGCTCCTTCCCGCCCAGAAGCAGACGCATGACCGGCTCAGCCGCCTGAAGCACAATCCCAACCTGCACTGA
- the xdhC gene encoding xanthine dehydrogenase accessory protein XdhC — protein MWNWVHQLAEWARGDAPFAVVTVTECKGSTPASPGAKLLVRADGTFHGTIGGGHLEQRVLQDARACLARGEARTFRYPLGARLGQCCGGVVDVFVEPVNHGPQLYLFGAGHVGQALCRILEGTPFRVHLVDERAEWVQSPLVPAGVVRHEEAWDDFAARAVWDDQRTYVAVMTHRHDVDQDIIAFAIQKPARYIGLIGSDTKWARFRQRLDAKGVPAWQVARVECPMGLPIGGKSPQEVAVSIAAGLLQRHHGVAAAAEPEADEPPLPAPLLSSGK, from the coding sequence ATGTGGAATTGGGTTCACCAGCTCGCGGAGTGGGCACGAGGGGACGCGCCGTTCGCCGTCGTGACGGTGACGGAGTGCAAGGGCAGCACGCCCGCGTCTCCGGGCGCGAAGCTGCTGGTGCGCGCGGACGGCACCTTTCACGGCACCATCGGCGGCGGCCACCTGGAGCAGCGGGTGCTCCAGGACGCCCGCGCCTGTCTCGCCCGGGGCGAGGCGCGCACGTTCCGCTATCCGTTGGGCGCGAGGCTGGGCCAGTGCTGTGGAGGGGTCGTGGACGTCTTCGTCGAACCCGTCAATCACGGGCCTCAGCTGTATCTCTTCGGCGCGGGCCACGTGGGGCAGGCGCTGTGCCGCATCCTGGAGGGCACCCCGTTCCGCGTGCACCTGGTGGACGAGCGCGCCGAGTGGGTCCAGTCCCCGCTCGTGCCCGCGGGCGTGGTGCGTCATGAAGAAGCGTGGGACGACTTCGCGGCGCGCGCGGTCTGGGACGACCAGCGCACCTACGTGGCGGTGATGACGCACCGCCACGACGTGGACCAGGACATCATCGCCTTCGCCATCCAGAAGCCGGCCCGCTACATCGGCCTCATCGGCAGTGACACGAAGTGGGCCCGCTTCCGTCAGCGGTTGGATGCGAAGGGGGTGCCCGCCTGGCAGGTGGCCCGCGTCGAGTGTCCCATGGGGCTCCCCATCGGGGGAAAGTCGCCACAGGAGGTGGCCGTGAGCATCGCGGCCGGGCTGCTCCAGCGCCACCATGGGGTGGCCGCGGCAGCGGAGCCGGAAGCGGACGAGCCGCCGCTCCCCGCGCCCCTGCTATCCTCCGGGAAATGA